One genomic region from Camelus dromedarius isolate mCamDro1 chromosome 17, mCamDro1.pat, whole genome shotgun sequence encodes:
- the UCN2 gene encoding urocortin-2, producing the protein MTSWALLVLMVLTLGRTLPVPATPIPAFQLLPENFPQATPCPVTSESPSASTTGLSAAWGHPSPGPRPGPHITLSLDVPLGLLQILLEQAQARAAREQAAANARILAHIGRR; encoded by the coding sequence ATGACCAGCTGGGCTCTGCTGGTGCTGATGGTCCTGACGTTGGGCAGGACCCTGCCTGTCCCAGCAACCCCTATCCCAGCCTTCCAGCTCCTCCCTGAGAACTTTCCCCAGGCTACTCCCTGCCCTGTGACCTCGGAGAGCCCCTCAGCCAGCACCACAGGCCTCTCTGCTGCTTGGggccaccccagccctggcccccgcCCTGGTCCCCACATCACCCTATCGCTGGACGTACCCCTTGGcctcctgcagattttactggaGCAGGCCCAGGCCAGGGCTGCGCGGGAGCAAGCTGCTGCCAACGCCCGCATCCTGGCCCACATTGGCCGCCGC